A genomic region of Candidatus Pseudomonas phytovorans contains the following coding sequences:
- a CDS encoding molecular chaperone, whose protein sequence is MRAGAKWARGLIGLLWLASLPAGAATSVLIWPIDPVLEADQKAGALWLENRGTAPANLQVRVFAWRQGDYQEQFQAQREIIGSPPVANIAPGQKQLIRLTRTGSSPAGQEQAYRIIIDEIPPAIPVENAEPGTTAAIRLQMRYSVPLFVYGEGLWGKADPEGKRNAEGVGKPQLSWRPVTVQGKPYVELRNTGPVHARLTDVVVQQGSQSKPLAEGLLGYVLPGASMRWPAPVASTSGSVLKGRVNGQSAADAIRQGQ, encoded by the coding sequence ATGCGGGCAGGCGCGAAGTGGGCGCGTGGATTGATCGGATTGTTGTGGCTGGCAAGCCTGCCGGCCGGGGCGGCCACCTCGGTGCTGATCTGGCCCATCGACCCGGTGCTGGAGGCCGACCAGAAGGCTGGTGCGCTGTGGCTGGAAAACCGTGGCACTGCACCGGCCAACCTGCAAGTACGGGTATTCGCCTGGCGCCAGGGTGATTACCAGGAACAGTTCCAGGCGCAGCGCGAGATCATCGGCAGCCCGCCGGTCGCCAACATTGCCCCCGGGCAGAAGCAGTTGATCCGCCTGACCCGGACCGGCTCTTCACCTGCCGGCCAGGAACAGGCCTACCGCATCATCATTGACGAGATCCCGCCCGCCATTCCGGTTGAAAATGCCGAGCCCGGCACGACTGCGGCCATCCGTTTGCAGATGCGTTATTCGGTGCCGCTGTTCGTCTATGGCGAAGGGCTGTGGGGCAAGGCCGACCCTGAGGGCAAACGCAATGCCGAAGGTGTGGGCAAGCCGCAGCTCAGCTGGCGGCCGGTAACGGTGCAAGGCAAGCCCTACGTTGAACTGCGCAACACCGGGCCGGTGCATGCAAGGCTGACCGATGTGGTGGTGCAGCAAGGCAGCCAGAGCAAGCCACTGGCTGAGGGCCTGCTGGGCTATGTGCTACCAGGTGCCAGCATGCGCTGGCCTGCTCCCGTGGCGTCCACCAGCGGCAGCGTGTTGAAGGGCAGGGTCAATGGCCAGAGCGCGGCGGACGCCATCCGCCAGGGCCAATGA